A genomic region of Tsukamurella pulmonis contains the following coding sequences:
- a CDS encoding serine/threonine-protein kinase: protein MAPKEISGYRVVRRLGAGGMGEVFLVEHPRLPRQDALKLLGPQFGGDPQFAARFLREADILAGLRHPNIVTIHDRGEYEDRLWLAMEYVAGEDAAQYLRTRGPLPPETVVQIVEQVGSALDWAWSESRLTHRDIKPGNILIEPARSGRPPVAKLVDFGIAKAGDEASSLTATGVAVGTMAYLAPEVIEGEPLDNRADEYSLACTAFELLTGAPPYGPGTPSSVMMAHLQAPVPDPASRLAGLPSGLGPVFARAMAKRPAERFPDNAAFAAALRDALGTAPAVAGRPPVVGSTSPNRPPMQPSEPTLIRPTPPPTPIPAYASGTTPPPGGPPPGPARGNGRVIALSAVVAVLVVALVVVGFLAFGRDDAGAPVAATGSSTPSTTTDLPTTTPVATTPSVRVPTVPGTDAYGFVGSPARCGGGETLEFALLTTGAGSGSRVVVCSADGAFTYRGARASGDNSGVTLPATESGAGAYRAVNRDAKGKSDNDHIYTVSASGLVISRGDGRAVASEPARAVWVR, encoded by the coding sequence GTGGCGCCGAAGGAGATCTCCGGGTACCGGGTGGTGCGCCGCCTCGGGGCGGGCGGCATGGGCGAGGTCTTCCTCGTCGAGCACCCGCGGCTGCCCCGGCAGGACGCACTCAAGCTGCTCGGGCCCCAGTTCGGCGGCGACCCGCAGTTCGCCGCTCGCTTCCTGCGCGAGGCCGACATCCTCGCGGGCCTGCGGCACCCGAACATCGTCACGATCCACGACCGCGGCGAGTACGAGGACCGGCTCTGGCTCGCGATGGAGTACGTCGCGGGGGAGGACGCCGCGCAGTACCTGCGCACCCGCGGGCCGCTGCCGCCCGAGACCGTCGTGCAGATCGTCGAGCAGGTCGGCAGTGCCCTCGACTGGGCGTGGAGCGAGAGCCGCCTGACGCACCGCGACATCAAGCCCGGCAACATCCTGATCGAGCCCGCGCGGTCCGGCCGCCCTCCCGTGGCCAAGCTCGTGGACTTCGGCATCGCCAAGGCCGGCGACGAGGCGAGTTCGCTGACCGCCACCGGGGTGGCCGTCGGCACGATGGCCTACCTCGCGCCCGAGGTGATCGAGGGCGAGCCGCTGGACAACCGCGCCGACGAGTACTCGCTCGCCTGCACCGCCTTCGAGCTGCTGACGGGCGCGCCGCCGTACGGGCCGGGCACGCCCAGTTCGGTGATGATGGCGCACCTGCAGGCCCCGGTCCCGGACCCCGCGTCGCGGCTGGCGGGGTTGCCGTCGGGCCTCGGTCCGGTCTTCGCCCGGGCGATGGCCAAGCGGCCGGCGGAGCGGTTCCCCGACAACGCCGCGTTCGCGGCCGCCCTCCGCGACGCCCTGGGGACCGCGCCCGCCGTCGCGGGGCGTCCGCCCGTCGTCGGTTCGACGTCGCCGAACCGTCCGCCGATGCAGCCCTCCGAGCCGACGCTGATCCGGCCGACGCCGCCGCCCACGCCGATTCCGGCCTACGCGTCCGGCACCACGCCGCCGCCCGGCGGCCCACCGCCGGGGCCGGCGCGGGGCAACGGCCGGGTCATCGCGCTGAGCGCGGTCGTCGCGGTGCTCGTCGTCGCGCTGGTGGTCGTCGGCTTCCTCGCCTTCGGGCGCGACGATGCCGGTGCCCCGGTGGCTGCCACCGGATCGTCGACGCCGTCGACCACGACGGACCTCCCGACGACGACTCCGGTCGCGACCACCCCCTCCGTCCGCGTCCCGACGGTGCCCGGCACCGACGCCTACGGCTTCGTCGGCAGCCCGGCCCGCTGCGGTGGCGGCGAGACGCTCGAATTCGCATTGCTCACGACCGGGGCCGGCTCGGGATCGCGGGTCGTGGTCTGCAGCGCCGACGGTGCCTTCACCTACCGCGGTGCACGGGCATCGGGCGACAACAGCGGCGTCACCCTGCCCGCGACGGAATCGGGCGCCGGTGCCTACCGCGCGGTGAACCGCGACGCCAAGGGCAAGTCCGACAACGACCACATCTACACCGTGAGCGCCAGCGGCCTGGTCATCTCCCGCGGCGACGGGCGGGCCGTCGCCTCCGAGCCCGCCCGCGCCGTCTGGGTGCGCTGA
- the pdxS gene encoding pyridoxal 5'-phosphate synthase lyase subunit PdxS gives MAEMLKGGVIMDVVTPEQAKIAEDAGAVAVMALERVPADIRAQGGVSRMSDPDMIDGIIEAVSIPVMAKARIGHFVEAQILQALGVDYIDESEVLTPADYSNHIDKFAFTVPFVCGATNLGEALRRITEGAAMIRSKGEAGTGDVSNATTHMRKIRDEIRRLTSLPEDELYVAAKELQAPYDLVVEVAKNGKLPVTLFTAGGIATPADAAMMMQLGAEGVFVGSGIFKSGNPEQRAKAIVAATTFYDDPAKLAEVSRGLGEAMVGINVDDIPQPHRLAERGW, from the coding sequence ATGGCCGAGATGCTCAAGGGCGGCGTGATCATGGACGTGGTCACGCCCGAGCAGGCGAAGATCGCCGAGGACGCCGGCGCCGTGGCCGTCATGGCCCTCGAGCGCGTGCCGGCCGACATCCGCGCCCAGGGCGGCGTCAGCCGCATGTCCGACCCCGACATGATCGACGGCATCATCGAGGCCGTCAGCATCCCCGTCATGGCGAAGGCCCGCATCGGCCACTTCGTCGAGGCGCAGATCCTGCAGGCGCTCGGCGTCGACTACATCGACGAGTCCGAGGTGCTGACCCCGGCGGACTACAGCAATCACATCGACAAGTTCGCGTTCACCGTGCCCTTCGTCTGCGGCGCGACCAACTTGGGCGAGGCCCTGCGCCGCATCACCGAGGGCGCCGCGATGATCCGCAGCAAGGGCGAGGCCGGCACCGGCGACGTGTCGAACGCGACCACGCACATGCGCAAGATCCGCGACGAGATCCGCCGACTGACCTCGCTGCCCGAGGACGAGCTGTACGTCGCCGCGAAGGAGCTGCAGGCCCCGTACGACCTGGTCGTCGAGGTCGCCAAGAACGGCAAGCTGCCGGTCACGCTGTTCACCGCGGGCGGCATCGCCACCCCGGCCGACGCGGCGATGATGATGCAGCTCGGCGCCGAGGGCGTCTTCGTGGGCTCCGGCATCTTCAAGTCGGGCAATCCGGAACAGCGGGCCAAGGCGATCGTCGCCGCCACGACCTTCTACGACGACCCGGCCAAGCTCGCCGAGGTCTCGCGCGGGCTGGGCGAGGCGATGGTCGGAATCAACGTCGATGACATCCCGCAGCCGCACCGCCTGGCGGAACGCGGCTGGTAA
- a CDS encoding RDD family protein, giving the protein MSDQATARATQEYGAQPSLGGSQVEAAPTVLRVLAYIADLCVASAVVAIALIVNVVAGLELGWVFLGIGVAVAIVASIVLHGLYGASPGKSLAGLTVVDADSRQPIAFPASAIRSVVFNVLAPLVYLPAWSVLADGGHRGVHEKASRSTVVDEADVAAPVRARSAAPSGPLGGLVTGESESSLQRIPKPLPESAAAGAATEVVGVDEPRERMQPPSLPPLPDDVPGLRPIPPRFGPPPTAEEQAAAAQSPTPAFAPPPQPPQVAPRPTGPTGPTGQPQARPQGPSQPPVARPVPPQAAPQQGRPAAPAPSGGAPVVLRFDDGHSVDVRGDGIIGREPVVPSGSDPAKVTKHVLVDDTASVSKTHLLFGITRGELWVEDVGSTNGSAIAFGDSWTELTKGVRYAVEKGSVVHMGQRSFKVFAG; this is encoded by the coding sequence ATGTCAGACCAAGCAACGGCCAGGGCCACCCAGGAGTACGGAGCTCAGCCGTCCCTGGGCGGATCGCAGGTGGAGGCCGCGCCCACGGTGCTGCGCGTCCTCGCGTACATCGCGGACCTGTGCGTCGCGTCCGCGGTGGTCGCGATCGCCCTGATCGTGAACGTGGTGGCCGGCCTCGAGCTGGGCTGGGTCTTCCTCGGCATCGGTGTCGCGGTGGCGATCGTCGCCTCGATCGTGCTGCACGGGCTCTACGGCGCCAGCCCCGGCAAATCGCTCGCCGGCCTCACGGTCGTCGACGCCGACTCGCGCCAGCCGATCGCGTTCCCGGCCTCGGCGATCCGCTCGGTGGTGTTCAACGTTCTGGCACCGCTCGTCTACCTCCCGGCCTGGTCCGTCCTCGCCGACGGTGGGCACCGGGGCGTGCACGAGAAGGCCTCGCGCTCGACCGTCGTCGACGAGGCCGACGTCGCCGCGCCCGTCCGCGCGCGTTCGGCCGCGCCGTCGGGCCCGCTCGGCGGCCTGGTGACCGGAGAGTCCGAGAGCAGCCTGCAGCGCATTCCGAAGCCTCTGCCCGAGTCGGCCGCCGCGGGCGCGGCGACCGAGGTCGTCGGCGTGGACGAGCCGCGCGAGCGGATGCAGCCCCCGTCGCTGCCGCCGCTGCCGGACGACGTTCCCGGTCTGCGCCCGATCCCGCCCCGCTTCGGTCCGCCGCCCACGGCGGAGGAGCAGGCCGCCGCAGCGCAGTCGCCGACCCCGGCGTTCGCGCCGCCGCCGCAGCCGCCGCAGGTCGCACCCCGGCCCACGGGGCCGACCGGCCCCACCGGCCAGCCGCAGGCGCGCCCGCAGGGCCCCTCACAGCCGCCCGTCGCACGCCCGGTGCCGCCGCAGGCCGCGCCGCAGCAGGGGCGCCCCGCTGCGCCCGCGCCGTCGGGCGGAGCGCCCGTCGTCCTGCGCTTCGACGACGGCCACTCGGTCGACGTCCGGGGCGACGGCATCATCGGTCGCGAGCCGGTCGTGCCCTCGGGCTCCGACCCGGCCAAGGTCACCAAGCACGTGCTGGTCGACGACACTGCTTCGGTGTCGAAGACGCACTTGCTGTTCGGCATCACCCGCGGTGAACTGTGGGTGGAGGACGTGGGCTCGACCAACGGTTCCGCGATCGCGTTCGGCGATTCGTGGACCGAGCTCACCAAGGGAGTCAGGTACGCCGTGGAGAAGGGCAGCGTCGTGCACATGGGGCAGCGGAGTTTCAAGGTGTTCGCAGGATGA
- a CDS encoding PP2C family protein-serine/threonine phosphatase, which produces MTTEAGEARSEIVYGAQGGVSMKWVAISNPGRVRMTNEDGALTGPGMFLLADGMGGHDAGEVASAAALEALAEVFGPEPVDAQVVMEQVVDRLRDAHAAIEAIDSETGKRAGTTVTGVLLTTYEGVPHWLVVNIGDSRTYRLAEGYFEQLTVDHSQVQELINGGFLSPEQARVDPRRNVITRALGAGMEPDADFWIVPAQPREKLLVCSDGLNGELTDDEIRQILESDVPIDECADQLVAAALNAGGRDNVTVIVVDATTEQTDPDW; this is translated from the coding sequence ATGACGACGGAAGCGGGGGAGGCACGCTCCGAGATCGTCTACGGCGCGCAGGGCGGCGTGTCCATGAAGTGGGTCGCCATCAGCAATCCGGGACGCGTGCGCATGACCAACGAGGACGGTGCGCTCACCGGCCCGGGCATGTTCCTGCTGGCCGACGGCATGGGCGGCCACGACGCGGGCGAGGTGGCCTCGGCCGCCGCTCTCGAGGCGCTCGCCGAGGTCTTCGGGCCCGAGCCGGTGGACGCCCAGGTCGTGATGGAGCAGGTCGTCGACCGGCTGCGCGACGCACACGCGGCGATCGAGGCCATCGATTCCGAGACGGGCAAGCGCGCGGGCACGACGGTGACCGGAGTCCTGCTCACCACGTACGAGGGCGTGCCGCACTGGCTGGTGGTCAACATCGGCGATTCGCGCACCTACCGGCTCGCCGAGGGCTACTTCGAGCAGCTCACCGTCGATCACTCGCAGGTCCAGGAGCTGATCAACGGCGGCTTCCTGAGCCCCGAACAGGCCCGCGTCGATCCGCGGCGCAACGTCATCACCCGCGCCCTCGGCGCGGGTATGGAGCCCGACGCCGACTTCTGGATCGTGCCGGCGCAGCCGCGCGAGAAGCTGCTGGTGTGCTCCGACGGTCTCAACGGTGAGCTCACCGACGACGAGATCCGTCAGATCCTCGAGAGCGACGTGCCGATCGACGAGTGCGCCGATCAGCTCGTGGCCGCGGCCCTCAACGCGGGCGGCCGCGACAACGTCACGGTGATCGTGGTGGACGCCACCACGGAACAGACCGATCCGGACTGGTGA
- a CDS encoding acyl-CoA thioesterase, with the protein MADIEALLSLEQIDRDIFRGIHAPSILVRTFGGQVAGQALRSAIETVPDEMQVHSLHGYFLRPGNPDADTVFLVDRIRDGRSFCTRRVNGVQNGEAIFSMSASFQLPGQDGIEHADEMPPTRDPESVLSPREDPNATRESLGLFAEWSDWDIRIVPQEETTPYTGRAVHQQVWFRHIKRLPDDQNVHTSALAYMSDMTLLGSARVAHPGVDTQVASLDHAMWFLRPFRADEWLLYDQTSPSAGGGRALTAGRIFAQDGALVAVVIQEGLHRFRQ; encoded by the coding sequence GTGGCTGACATCGAAGCACTACTGAGTCTCGAGCAGATCGACCGCGACATCTTCCGCGGTATCCACGCCCCGTCGATCCTGGTGCGCACCTTCGGCGGCCAGGTGGCCGGGCAGGCGTTGCGCTCGGCGATCGAGACGGTGCCCGACGAGATGCAGGTGCACTCGCTGCACGGCTACTTCCTGCGTCCCGGCAACCCGGACGCCGATACCGTCTTCCTGGTCGACCGGATCCGCGACGGCAGGTCCTTCTGCACCCGCCGCGTCAACGGCGTCCAGAACGGCGAGGCGATCTTCTCGATGTCGGCGTCGTTCCAGTTGCCCGGGCAGGACGGCATCGAGCACGCCGACGAGATGCCGCCGACCCGCGACCCGGAATCGGTGCTGAGCCCGCGCGAGGATCCCAACGCGACGCGCGAGAGCCTCGGGCTCTTCGCGGAGTGGAGCGACTGGGACATCCGCATCGTGCCGCAGGAGGAGACCACGCCGTACACGGGGCGGGCCGTGCATCAGCAGGTCTGGTTCCGGCACATCAAGCGCCTCCCGGACGATCAGAACGTGCACACCAGCGCTCTCGCGTACATGAGCGACATGACGCTGCTCGGCTCGGCACGCGTCGCGCACCCCGGCGTCGACACCCAGGTCGCCTCGCTCGACCACGCGATGTGGTTCCTGCGGCCGTTCCGCGCCGACGAGTGGCTCCTCTACGACCAGACGTCGCCGTCCGCCGGAGGCGGCCGGGCGCTGACCGCCGGCCGCATCTTCGCGCAGGACGGCGCGCTCGTGGCGGTCGTCATCCAGGAGGGCCTGCACCGCTTCCGGCAGTAG
- the pdxT gene encoding pyridoxal 5'-phosphate synthase glutaminase subunit PdxT has translation MTVRIGVLALQGDVREHRHALEAAGAATATVRTEADLAAVDGIVIPGGESTTMSRLLGVFDLFDPLRDALAAGLPAYGSCAGMILLASEVLDTRPDARCLGAIDMTVRRNAFGRQVDSFETDLAVTGVDGDPVRAVFIRAPWVERVGEGVEVLARVPAEAGATAGTVVAVQQGVTMATSFHPEVTGDLRIHRRFVDMVRRR, from the coding sequence GTGACTGTGCGGATCGGGGTTCTGGCTCTGCAGGGCGACGTGCGCGAGCACCGCCATGCGCTCGAGGCGGCGGGGGCCGCGACGGCGACGGTGCGGACGGAGGCCGACCTCGCGGCCGTCGACGGCATCGTCATCCCCGGCGGTGAGTCGACCACCATGAGCCGGCTGCTCGGCGTCTTCGACCTCTTCGACCCGCTCCGTGACGCGCTCGCCGCGGGCCTGCCCGCCTACGGCTCGTGCGCGGGGATGATCCTGCTGGCCTCCGAGGTGCTCGACACCCGGCCCGATGCGCGGTGCCTGGGCGCCATCGACATGACCGTGCGGCGGAACGCCTTCGGCAGGCAGGTCGACTCCTTCGAGACCGACCTCGCGGTGACCGGCGTCGACGGTGACCCCGTGCGCGCGGTGTTCATCCGCGCGCCGTGGGTCGAGCGGGTCGGCGAGGGCGTCGAGGTGCTGGCGAGGGTGCCCGCTGAGGCCGGCGCCACAGCGGGTACGGTTGTCGCTGTTCAGCAAGGTGTGACGATGGCCACATCTTTTCATCCCGAAGTCACGGGGGATCTGCGGATCCACCGTCGCTTCGTGGACATGGTCCGGCGCCGGTGA
- a CDS encoding WS/DGAT/MGAT family O-acyltransferase yields MPVTDSMFLLAESREHPMHVGGLQLFTPPKDAGPDFVRSVVETMRAHTQVSEKFGRRPADPVGILGNTWWTEVDSIDLDYHVRHSALPQPGRIRELFQQVSLWHETLLDRHRPMWEVHVVEGLEDGRFAVYSKVHHSLVDGVTALRYMTLALSNDPDDREGRVVWQPGLGRRGKRAPAHSTRRPAFDPLGTVKQIGGLTGEVLGMLPASLKVAGTSIRDHDYKAPFQAPHTIFNVPIGGARRFVAQSYSLDRIDVIRQAAGATVNDIVLAMCGSALRAFLQEMGELPDRSLTAMVPVSLHKDGDESSSNAVGAVISTLATDLTDPAARVTAIQDSVRAARRVMGELSPLQVLALSAANIAGLAPGMLPGYRGVSRPPFNLVISNVPGPREPMYWNGAHLDGVYPASIAWEGQALNITICTNNRNLEFGITADRTSVPHVQRLIHHLEDALTELEKAFT; encoded by the coding sequence ATGCCGGTGACCGATTCGATGTTCCTGCTGGCGGAGTCCCGCGAGCATCCGATGCACGTCGGCGGCCTGCAGCTGTTCACGCCGCCCAAGGACGCGGGGCCGGACTTCGTGCGGTCGGTGGTCGAGACGATGCGCGCGCACACGCAGGTCAGCGAGAAGTTCGGTCGGCGCCCCGCCGATCCGGTGGGGATCCTCGGCAACACGTGGTGGACCGAGGTCGACTCGATCGACCTGGACTACCACGTGCGGCACTCGGCGCTGCCGCAGCCGGGCCGCATCCGCGAGCTGTTCCAGCAGGTCTCCCTGTGGCACGAGACGCTCCTCGACCGGCATCGTCCGATGTGGGAGGTGCACGTCGTCGAGGGACTCGAGGACGGTCGGTTCGCGGTCTACTCCAAAGTGCACCACTCCCTGGTCGACGGGGTGACCGCGCTGCGCTACATGACCCTGGCGCTCTCGAACGACCCCGACGACCGCGAGGGGCGCGTCGTCTGGCAGCCGGGCCTGGGGCGCCGCGGCAAGCGGGCGCCGGCGCACTCCACGCGGCGGCCGGCGTTCGACCCGCTGGGCACGGTCAAGCAGATCGGCGGCCTCACCGGTGAGGTGCTGGGCATGCTCCCGGCCTCGCTCAAGGTCGCGGGCACCTCGATCCGTGACCACGACTACAAGGCGCCCTTCCAGGCGCCGCACACGATCTTCAACGTGCCGATCGGCGGCGCCCGACGGTTCGTCGCGCAGTCCTACTCGCTCGACCGGATCGACGTGATCCGGCAGGCGGCGGGCGCGACCGTGAACGACATCGTGCTCGCGATGTGCGGCAGCGCGCTGCGCGCCTTCCTGCAGGAGATGGGCGAGCTGCCCGATCGCTCGCTCACGGCGATGGTGCCGGTCTCCCTGCACAAGGACGGCGACGAGAGCTCGTCGAACGCCGTCGGTGCCGTGATCTCGACCCTGGCCACCGACCTGACCGACCCGGCCGCGCGGGTGACCGCCATCCAGGACTCCGTCCGCGCCGCCCGCCGCGTGATGGGGGAGCTCTCGCCGCTGCAGGTGCTCGCGCTCAGCGCGGCGAACATCGCGGGGCTCGCGCCGGGCATGCTGCCCGGCTACCGCGGCGTCTCCCGGCCGCCCTTCAACCTGGTCATCTCCAACGTGCCCGGGCCCCGGGAACCGATGTACTGGAACGGGGCGCACCTCGACGGCGTGTACCCCGCGTCGATCGCCTGGGAGGGACAGGCCCTCAACATCACGATCTGCACGAACAACCGCAACCTGGAGTTCGGTATCACCGCCGACCGCACCTCCGTGCCGCACGTGCAGCGACTCATCCACCATCTCGAGGACGCGTTGACTGAGCTGGAGAAGGCTTTCACGTAA
- a CDS encoding YebC/PmpR family DNA-binding transcriptional regulator codes for MSGHSKWATTKHKKAAIDAKRGKLFAKLIKNIEVAARTGGSDPDGNPTLYDAIQKAKKTSVPNDNIERARKRGGGEEAGGADWQTIMYEGYGPNGVAVLIECLTDNRNRAAGEVRVAMTRNGGNMADPGSVSYLFTRKGIVTLDKNDQAEDDVLMAVLDAGAEEISDLGDQFEIIAEPTDLVAVRTALQEAGIDYDSAESGFRASVEVPVDADGARKVFKLVDALEDSDDVQNVYTNVDISDEVLAELDED; via the coding sequence ATGAGCGGCCATTCCAAATGGGCCACCACCAAGCACAAGAAGGCGGCGATCGACGCCAAGCGCGGCAAGCTGTTCGCCAAGCTGATCAAGAACATCGAGGTCGCGGCGCGGACCGGTGGCAGTGATCCCGACGGAAACCCGACGCTCTACGACGCCATCCAGAAGGCGAAGAAGACCTCGGTGCCGAACGACAACATCGAGCGCGCCCGCAAGCGCGGCGGCGGCGAGGAGGCGGGCGGCGCCGACTGGCAGACCATCATGTACGAGGGCTACGGCCCTAACGGCGTGGCGGTGCTCATCGAGTGCCTCACCGACAACCGCAACCGCGCCGCGGGCGAGGTCCGCGTCGCGATGACCCGCAACGGCGGCAACATGGCCGATCCGGGCTCGGTCTCGTACTTGTTCACCCGCAAGGGCATCGTCACGCTGGACAAGAACGATCAGGCCGAGGACGACGTCCTCATGGCGGTCCTCGACGCCGGCGCCGAGGAGATCAGCGATCTCGGGGACCAGTTCGAGATCATCGCCGAGCCGACCGATCTGGTCGCCGTGCGCACCGCCCTGCAGGAAGCCGGCATCGACTACGACTCGGCCGAGTCCGGGTTCCGTGCGTCGGTCGAGGTCCCCGTCGACGCCGACGGCGCGCGCAAGGTGTTCAAGCTGGTCGACGCGCTGGAGGACAGCGACGACGTGCAGAACGTCTACACGAACGTCGACATCTCCGACGAGGTGTTGGCGGAGCTCGACGAGGACTGA
- a CDS encoding VanW family protein, which translates to MTRTRTALRRAPALALAGALLLGAGGAAAWESGRAETVHGATAVGVEFGALGRDDAVHRLDDAARRVDTEPITLRTAKGEVKLQPAQLGLAMDVPGTVQRAIDARSPMRDLMGLFSDRHVHPASTLNRTVFDAAITKASGTLTSAAGDGAVVFRAGKPVPVEPKAGDRIDPAKAAEAVAAAWPDSTDITVPTESVTPTVSADTVRAVAGGAAAQAVASDVVLRRDAMDQVAAGTVGRVSAADIGTFLSFRPDGAGNLAPQVDREAAKKVLGDRLESSVAKPKDASFDLSGGSPTVTEAVPGREVVWDPTIDAVAKAVTERSTQGRTATAQFKSVEPKVTTARAKELGVREVVSEFSTGGFSDASGVNIRRVAQEVNGAVVLPGETFSLNGYTGPRGTAQGYVESGIINNGRPDKAVGGGISQFATTLYNAAYFAGLEDAGHTEHSYYISRYPEAREATVFEGAIDLKFRNDTPYGIVIESTAGASSVSVRMWSTKTREVSSSTGSRSLPTQPDTIRLPKGPHCVASSGQPGFTTSNTRTITDAKSGGVISRHTRTVKYDPVPTVICE; encoded by the coding sequence GTGACTCGCACCCGAACGGCGCTGCGCCGTGCCCCGGCTCTGGCGTTGGCCGGGGCGCTGCTCCTGGGCGCGGGCGGGGCCGCGGCCTGGGAATCCGGGCGAGCCGAGACCGTTCACGGCGCCACTGCGGTGGGCGTGGAGTTCGGCGCGCTCGGCCGCGACGACGCCGTGCACCGACTCGACGACGCCGCGCGCCGGGTGGACACCGAGCCCATCACGCTGCGTACCGCCAAGGGCGAGGTGAAGCTCCAGCCGGCACAGCTCGGCCTGGCAATGGACGTCCCCGGCACGGTGCAGCGCGCGATCGATGCGCGCTCGCCGATGCGGGACCTGATGGGTCTGTTCAGCGATCGGCACGTGCACCCCGCGTCCACCCTCAACCGCACCGTCTTCGACGCGGCGATCACGAAGGCGTCGGGAACGCTGACGTCCGCCGCGGGCGACGGCGCCGTCGTCTTCCGGGCAGGTAAACCGGTCCCCGTCGAACCCAAGGCCGGCGACCGGATCGACCCGGCCAAGGCCGCCGAAGCCGTTGCCGCGGCCTGGCCGGATTCCACCGACATCACGGTGCCGACGGAGTCCGTGACCCCCACCGTCTCCGCGGACACGGTCCGCGCCGTCGCGGGCGGGGCGGCCGCGCAGGCCGTCGCCTCCGACGTGGTGCTGCGCCGCGACGCCATGGACCAGGTGGCGGCCGGGACCGTCGGGCGGGTCTCCGCAGCCGACATCGGCACGTTCCTGTCGTTCCGGCCCGACGGCGCCGGCAACCTCGCCCCGCAGGTGGACCGGGAGGCCGCCAAGAAGGTGCTCGGCGACCGGCTGGAGTCGTCCGTCGCCAAGCCGAAGGACGCGAGCTTCGACCTGTCCGGCGGCAGTCCGACGGTGACCGAGGCCGTCCCCGGCCGCGAGGTGGTCTGGGACCCGACGATCGACGCCGTCGCGAAGGCGGTGACCGAGCGTTCCACGCAGGGCAGGACCGCGACCGCGCAGTTCAAGTCCGTCGAGCCGAAGGTCACCACCGCGCGGGCGAAGGAGCTCGGGGTGCGCGAGGTGGTCAGCGAGTTCTCCACAGGCGGCTTCAGCGATGCCTCCGGCGTGAACATCCGCAGGGTCGCGCAGGAGGTCAACGGCGCCGTGGTGCTCCCCGGGGAGACGTTCTCGCTCAACGGTTACACCGGGCCGCGCGGCACGGCGCAGGGGTACGTGGAGTCCGGGATCATCAACAACGGCCGCCCCGATAAGGCCGTCGGCGGCGGTATCTCGCAGTTCGCGACCACGCTCTACAACGCCGCGTACTTCGCCGGCCTCGAGGACGCGGGCCACACGGAGCACAGTTATTACATCTCGCGGTACCCCGAGGCGCGGGAGGCCACCGTGTTCGAGGGCGCGATCGACCTGAAGTTCCGCAACGACACCCCCTACGGCATCGTCATCGAATCCACTGCGGGCGCGTCCTCGGTGTCCGTCCGGATGTGGAGCACCAAGACCCGCGAGGTGTCGTCGAGCACGGGCTCGCGCAGCCTGCCGACGCAGCCGGACACCATTCGGCTGCCGAAGGGGCCGCACTGCGTCGCCAGTAGCGGCCAGCCCGGCTTCACCACGAGCAACACCCGGACGATCACCGACGCCAAGTCCGGCGGCGTGATCTCCCGCCACACCCGCACCGTCAAGTACGACCCGGTGCCGACCGTCATCTGCGAGTAG
- a CDS encoding crossover junction endodeoxyribonuclease RuvC yields the protein MRVMGVDPGLTRCGLSVVETGAGRKVTALDVDVVRTPAAMPLAERLLAVWTAAEFWMDTHEPDVIAVERVFAQHNVSTAMGTAQAGGVVALAAARRGIDVHFHTPSEVKAAVTGNGNAGKAQVTAMITKILGLQKAPEPADAADALALAVCHSWRAPMIARMAEAERRAAEQKKVFEQRLAAQRRAAKKVTGGVR from the coding sequence ATGCGGGTGATGGGGGTGGACCCCGGTCTCACGCGCTGTGGCCTGTCGGTGGTCGAGACGGGCGCGGGCCGCAAGGTCACGGCGCTCGACGTCGACGTGGTGCGCACGCCCGCCGCGATGCCCCTCGCGGAGCGGCTGCTGGCGGTCTGGACCGCGGCGGAGTTCTGGATGGACACGCACGAGCCCGACGTGATCGCCGTCGAGCGGGTCTTCGCTCAGCACAACGTCTCCACCGCCATGGGCACGGCCCAGGCGGGCGGAGTCGTCGCTCTCGCCGCCGCCCGCCGCGGGATCGACGTGCACTTCCACACCCCGTCCGAGGTCAAGGCGGCCGTCACCGGCAACGGTAACGCGGGCAAGGCCCAGGTCACCGCGATGATCACCAAGATCCTCGGGCTGCAGAAGGCGCCCGAACCCGCGGACGCGGCGGACGCACTCGCTCTCGCCGTCTGTCACAGCTGGCGTGCGCCGATGATCGCGCGCATGGCGGAGGCGGAACGCCGTGCGGCGGAACAGAAGAAGGTCTTCGAACAGCGTCTCGCGGCGCAGCGCCGCGCGGCGAAGAAGGTGACGGGGGGAGTGCGATGA